Proteins encoded by one window of Sorex araneus isolate mSorAra2 chromosome 3, mSorAra2.pri, whole genome shotgun sequence:
- the GSKIP gene encoding GSK3B-interacting protein translates to METDCDHLELGGMSGFEEGAELNGFEGTDVKDMRLEAEAVVNDVLFAVNNMFVSKTLRCADDVAYINVETRERNRYCLELTEAGLRVVGYAFDHVDDHVQTPYHETVYSLLDTLSPAYREAFGNALLQRLEALQRNEQS, encoded by the exons ATGGAGACCGACTGCGACCACCTGGAGCTGGGCGGCATGTCCGGCTTTGAAGAAGGCGCGGAGCTGAACGGTTTCGAGGGGACCGACGTGAAGGACATGAGGCTCGAGGCCGAGGCGGTGGTGAACGACGTCCTCTTCGCCGTCAACAACATGTTCGTCTCCAAGACCCTGCGCTGTGCCGACGACGTGGCCTACATCAACGTGGAGACCCGGGAGCGGAACAGATACTGCCTGGAGCTCACGGAGGCCGGGCTGCGG GTGGTAGGCTACGCTTTCGACCATGTGGACGATCACGTCCAGACTCCCTACCATGAGACCGTGTACTCCCTGCTGGACACGCTCAGCCCTGCCTACCGGGAAGCGTTTGGAAACGCGCTTCTTCAAAGACTGGAAGCTTTACAAAGGAACGAACAGTCATGA